The proteins below come from a single Triticum aestivum cultivar Chinese Spring chromosome 5D, IWGSC CS RefSeq v2.1, whole genome shotgun sequence genomic window:
- the LOC123124346 gene encoding pathogen-related protein, with protein sequence MASAAGVGDKYRSFLHGDGEKKTVWRNGAPPNYDLVNKLFEEERTNEWPEGSLEEKVQRLLKSWEMEMVHKARPEDQKSVVRSDNYSASTNGLKPLTRKELMAIGGYNAFLATTLPPEHRIYDPDKESVESATSTFLTAFPRGFAIEVLDVYSGPPRIAFKFRHWGYMEGPFKGHPPHGQRVEFFGVCIFHVDEEMKVAKVEYFYERGNFLAGFLSASASATTAPASGCPVMRGN encoded by the exons ATGGCCTCTGCTGCAGGAGTTGGAGACAAGTACCGGTCGTTCCTGCACGGCGACGGCGAGAAGAAGACGGTGTGGAGGAATGGAGCCCCTCCCAACTACGACCTGGTTAACAAGCTCTTCGAGGAAGAGAGGACCAAC GAATGGCCCGAGGGATCTCTGGAGGAGAAGGTGCAGCGCTTGCTCAAGAGCtgggagatggagatggtccacaAGGCGCGCCCCGAGGACCAGAAGAGCGTCGTCCGCTCCGACAACTACTCCGCGAGCACCAACG GGCTGAAGCCTCTGACGCGGAAGGAGCTGATGGCCATCGGCGGCTACAACGCGTTCCTGGCGACCACCCTGCCGCCGGAGCACCGCATCTACGACCCGGACAAGGAGTCGGTCGAGTCAGCCACGTCCACCTTCCTCACGGCGTTTCCCCGGGGCTTCGCCATCGAGGTGCTCGACGTGTACAGCGGCCCGCCCAGGATCGCCTTCAAGTTCCGGCACTGGGGTTACATGGAGGGGCCGTTCAAGGGGCACCCCCCACACGGCCAGCGCGTCGAATTCTTTGGCGTCTGCATCTTTCAT GTTGATGAGGAGATGAAGGTGGCCAAGGTAGAGTACTTCTACGAGCGTGGCAACTTCCTCGCGGGCTTCTTGAGTGCGTCTGCTTCTGCTACTACTGCACCGGCTTCAGGTTGCCCTGTGATGAGAGGAAACTAA
- the LOC123119473 gene encoding protein NRT1/ PTR FAMILY 4.6: MALGVFVNWRGNTINKEVHGGVRAAWFLYVLTVVTNVVIVPNLLNMVTYLHGTMHMGVSGSVTTAANFFGATSGFAMIGAFLSDSYITRARTMLLIGPFMFLGYGLLALQAYLPSLHPPACNTEAELNNCKQVHGKNAALLYVGLYLSAVGDGCIRSCLPSLGADQFDHEDPKESHQQSSFFNWYTFGISFGGFVGLILIVWLQNYKGWDVALGLCAVIVLLGLLVVAAGLPFYRNQVPQGSPLTRILQVLVVAFRNRKTEVGEGLEETHESSIEVGTGYIGSLSQTNSLKFLDKACINRGKKGDWSVCSVTKVEETKIVLRFLPIFISSVIGYISNIILFTFTVQQGGLTNTRLGKIHVSPATLFVIPITFQMLMLAIYDQFIVPFLRRRTGYSGGITHLQRIGIGFASMILACVIAAVIEKKRKESAVQMSLFWLAPQFFLLGVSDVTSFTGLLEFFNSEAPRGMKSIGTALFWCDLGLASLMATFLVDAVNGATRHGHRAGWLEGASLNTSHLDWFYWVVAVVGLLGFFNYLYWANKYVYQNNQRVANVAPTVDQDSP; this comes from the exons ATGGCACTTGGAGTCTTTGTGAATTGGAGGGGAAACACCATCAACAAAGAGGTGCATGGCGGAGTCAGAGCAGCATGGTTTTTGTATG TTCTGACTGTGGTAACAAACGTGGTTATTGTCCCAAACTTGTTGAATATGGTTACTTATCTCCATGGAACAATGCATATGGGGGTTTCGGGCTCGGTGACTACAGCTGCTAATTTTTTTGGCGCCACATCCGGGTTTGCAATGATTGGAGCTTTCCTCTCTGACTCCTACATCACTCGGGCCCGAACCATGCTCCTCATTGGTCCATTTATGTTTCTG GGATACGGATTGCTCGCACTGCAAGCCTACCTACCCTCCCTCCATCCACCCGCTTGCAATACTGAAGCAGAGCTAAACAATTGCAAACAAGTCCATGGCAAGAACGCTGCCTTATTGTACGTAGGCTTGTATCTGAGTGCAGTTGGTGATGGTTGTATACGGTCTTGCTTGCCGTCCCTTGGAGCAGACCAATTTGACCATGAAGATCCCAAAGAATCCCACCAGCAGTCCAGCTTCTTTAACTGGTATACCTTCGGAATCTCTTTTGGAGGCTTCGTAGGGTTGATTCTCATAGTGTGGCTCCAAAACTACAAAGGGTGGGATGTCGCACTCGGGTTGTGTGCTGTCATAGTTCTGCTCGGATTGCTCGTAGTTGCTGCTGGTCTCCCTTTCTACCGCAACCAAGTACCACAAGGAAGTCCTCTGACTCGAATACTGCAG GTTCTTGTGGTTGCATTCCGCAACAGGAAGACTGAAGTTGGTGAGGGGCTAGAAGAAACACATGAAAGCAGTATTGAGGTGGGGACAGGTTACATTGGCTCACTCTCTCAAACAAATAGTCTGAA ATTTCTCGATAAAGCTTGCATCAACCGTGGCAAAAAGGGAGACTGGTCAGTCTGCAGTGTGACCAAGGTGGAGGAGACCAAGATTGTGCTCCGCTTTcttcccatcttcatcagctccgTGATTGGATACATATCCAACATCATCCTCTTCACATTCACCGTGCAGCAAGGCGGCTTGACTAACACAAGGCTCGGCAAGATCCACGTTTCCCCGGCAACACTCTTCGTCATCCCCATCACATTCCAGATGTTGATGCTTGCAATCTATGATCAGTTCATCGTGCCATTCTTGCGAAGGCGCACGGGCTACAGCGGCGGCATCACCCACTTGCAGCGCATCGGCATAGGCTTTGCCTCCATGATACTTGCCTGCGTCATCGCGGCGGTCAtcgagaaaaagagaaaggaatctGCGGTGCAGATGTCCCTTTTCTGGCTAGCACCTCAGTTCTTCCTGCTCGGCGTCTCAGACGTGACATCGTTCACTGGCCTCCTTGAGTTCTTCAACAGTGAAGCGCCACGGGGTATGAAGTCGATCGGCACGGCGTTGTTCTGGTGTGATCTCGGGCTCGCGTCGTTGATGGCTACGTTCCTGGTGGATGCTGTGAACGGGGCGACAAGGCATGGTCACCGGGCAGGCTGGCTCGAGGGCGCAAGCTTGAACACGAGTCATCTTGACTGGTTCTACTGGGTTGTGGCTGTTGTCGGATTGCTCGGCTTCTTCAACTACCTGTACTGGGCCAACAAGTATGTGTACCAGAACAATCAACGTGTTGCTAACGTAGCGCCAACGGTTGATCAGGATTCGCCTTGA